A portion of the Streptomyces sp. YPW6 genome contains these proteins:
- a CDS encoding M20/M25/M40 family metallo-hydrolase: protein MSESSTGRAGTGRAEQEVVDLCRDLIRIDTSNYGDHSGPGERLAAEYVAEKLAEVGLEPQIFESHKGRASTVARIQGEDPSRPALLIHGHTDVVPANAADWTHDPFSGEIADGCVWGRGAVDMKDMDAMTLAVVRERMRTGRKPPRDIVLAFLADEEAGGTYGARYLVDNHPGLFEGVTEAISEVGGFSFTVNEDLRLYLVETAQKGMHWMKLTVDGTAGHGSMIHKDNAITELSEAVGRLGRHTFPVRVTKTLRHFLDELSDALGTELDPENMDETLAKLGGIAKLIGASLQNTANPTQLGAGYKVNVIPGQATAHVDGRYLPGYEEEFLADLDRILGPNVRREDVHADKALETTFDGALVDAMQTALVAEDPIARAVPYMLSAGTDAKSFDDLGIRGFGFAPLKLPPELDFAGMFHGVDERVPVDGLQFGVRVLDRFIDHS from the coding sequence GCTCGCCGCCGAGTACGTCGCGGAGAAGCTCGCGGAGGTCGGCCTGGAGCCGCAGATCTTCGAGTCGCACAAGGGGCGCGCCTCCACCGTCGCGCGGATCCAGGGGGAGGATCCCTCCCGCCCGGCGCTTCTCATCCACGGGCACACCGACGTCGTCCCGGCCAACGCGGCGGACTGGACGCACGACCCGTTCTCCGGAGAGATCGCGGACGGCTGCGTCTGGGGCCGGGGCGCGGTCGACATGAAGGACATGGACGCGATGACCCTCGCGGTCGTCCGCGAACGGATGCGCACCGGCCGCAAGCCCCCGCGCGACATCGTGCTCGCCTTCCTCGCCGACGAGGAGGCGGGCGGCACGTACGGGGCCCGCTATCTCGTGGACAACCACCCGGGCCTCTTCGAGGGCGTCACGGAGGCGATCAGCGAGGTCGGCGGCTTCTCCTTCACCGTCAACGAGGACCTGCGGCTGTATCTGGTGGAGACCGCCCAGAAGGGCATGCACTGGATGAAGCTGACCGTGGACGGCACCGCCGGACACGGCTCGATGATCCACAAGGACAACGCCATCACCGAGCTGTCCGAGGCGGTCGGGCGGCTGGGCCGGCACACGTTCCCGGTGCGGGTCACCAAGACGCTGCGGCACTTCCTGGACGAGCTCTCCGACGCGCTGGGCACCGAGCTGGACCCGGAGAACATGGACGAGACGCTCGCCAAGCTCGGCGGCATCGCCAAACTCATCGGCGCCTCGCTCCAGAACACGGCCAACCCCACCCAGCTCGGTGCCGGCTACAAGGTCAACGTCATCCCGGGCCAGGCGACCGCCCATGTCGACGGCCGGTACCTGCCGGGGTACGAGGAGGAGTTCCTCGCCGACCTGGACCGGATTCTCGGCCCCAACGTCCGGCGCGAGGACGTGCACGCCGACAAGGCCCTGGAGACCACGTTCGACGGGGCCCTGGTCGACGCCATGCAGACCGCGCTGGTCGCCGAGGACCCGATCGCCCGCGCCGTGCCCTACATGCTCTCGGCGGGCACCGACGCCAAGTCCTTCGACGACCTGGGCATCCGGGGCTTCGGCTTCGCCCCGCTGAAGCTGCCGCCGGAGCTGGACTTCGCCGGGATGTTCCACGGCGTCGACGAACGGGTCCCGGTCGACGGGCTCCAGTTCGGCGTGCGGGTGCTCGACCGGTTCATCGACCACTCCTGA
- the mshC gene encoding cysteine--1-D-myo-inosityl 2-amino-2-deoxy-alpha-D-glucopyranoside ligase, protein MHAWPASEVPALPGKGRDLRIHDTATGGRITLAPGPVARIYVCGITPYDATHMGHAATYNAFDLVQRVWLDTKRQVHYVQNVTDVDDPLLERAVRDGLDWTGLAERETALFREDMTALRMLPPQHYIGAVEAIPGIVPLVERLRDAGAAYDLDGDTYFSVDADPHFGEVSRLDAEAMRLLSAERGGDPERPGKKNPLDPMLWMAARPGEPSWDGASLGDGRPGWHIECVAIALDHLGMGFDIQGGGSDLAFPHHEMGASHAQALTGEHPFARAYVHAGMVALDGEKMSKSRGNLVFVSALRRDGVDPAAIRLALLSRLYRSDWEWTDQVLADAVERLARWRAAVSRPDGPSADALVEEVREALADDLDSPAALAAVDRWAALQSAEGGTDEGAPGLVSRTVDALLGVAL, encoded by the coding sequence ATGCATGCCTGGCCCGCTTCTGAGGTCCCCGCCCTGCCCGGCAAGGGCCGCGACCTTCGGATCCACGACACCGCGACCGGCGGACGGATCACCCTTGCCCCCGGTCCCGTCGCCCGCATCTACGTCTGCGGCATCACGCCGTACGACGCGACCCACATGGGTCATGCGGCGACCTACAACGCGTTCGACCTCGTTCAGCGCGTGTGGCTCGACACCAAGCGGCAGGTTCACTACGTCCAGAACGTGACCGACGTGGACGATCCGCTGCTGGAGCGGGCCGTGCGCGACGGACTGGACTGGACCGGGCTCGCGGAGCGCGAGACGGCACTCTTCCGTGAGGACATGACCGCCCTGCGGATGCTGCCCCCGCAGCACTACATCGGAGCGGTCGAGGCCATACCGGGCATCGTGCCCCTCGTCGAACGGCTCCGGGACGCGGGCGCCGCCTACGACCTGGACGGCGACACCTACTTCTCCGTCGACGCCGACCCGCACTTCGGCGAGGTCTCCCGGCTCGACGCCGAGGCCATGCGCCTGCTCTCCGCCGAGCGGGGCGGCGACCCGGAGCGCCCCGGCAAGAAGAACCCCCTCGACCCGATGCTCTGGATGGCCGCCCGCCCGGGCGAGCCGAGCTGGGACGGGGCCTCCCTGGGCGACGGCCGCCCGGGCTGGCACATCGAGTGCGTCGCCATCGCGCTGGACCACCTCGGTATGGGCTTCGACATCCAGGGCGGCGGCTCCGACCTCGCCTTCCCGCACCACGAGATGGGCGCCTCGCACGCCCAGGCGCTGACCGGCGAGCACCCCTTCGCCCGCGCCTACGTCCACGCGGGCATGGTCGCCCTGGACGGCGAGAAGATGTCCAAGTCGCGCGGCAATCTGGTCTTCGTCTCGGCGCTGCGCCGCGACGGCGTGGACCCGGCGGCCATCCGGCTCGCGCTGCTCTCCCGCCTCTACCGCTCCGACTGGGAGTGGACCGACCAGGTGCTGGCCGACGCCGTCGAGCGCCTCGCGCGCTGGCGGGCCGCCGTCTCGCGCCCCGACGGTCCGTCCGCCGACGCGCTGGTCGAGGAGGTCCGCGAGGCCCTCGCCGACGACCTGGACAGCCCCGCCGCGCTCGCCGCGGTGGACCGCTGGGCCGCGCTCCAGAGTGCGGAGGGCGGTACCGACGAAGGCGCGCCCGGTCTCGTCTCGCGTACGGTCGACGCCCTGCTGGGGGTCGCGCTGTAG
- a CDS encoding LLM class F420-dependent oxidoreductase: protein MRLGINLGYWGAGMDGDNLAVAQEADRLGYDVCWAAEAYGSDAPTVLSWVAAQTESIDVGSAIMQIPARQPTMTAMTAATLDSLSGGRFRLGLGVSGPQVSEGWYGVRFDKPLARTREYVEIVRKAMTRERLSYEGAHWTLPLPGGPGKPIKLTVHPQREHIPLYIAAIGPKNLEQTGEIADGALLIFPSAEHLEETAIQPLRAGREKAGRTMEGFDVSPTLPLAVGDDVNGLADMFRPYTALYVGGMGSRKQNFYNQLAQRMGYEKEAAEIQDKYLDGDKAGAAAAVPHQLIDQTALLGPVERIAERMQAYAAAGVTTLNLAPAGFTLEERLTALRAGTDALERSGLA, encoded by the coding sequence ATGCGGCTCGGCATCAATCTCGGTTACTGGGGCGCCGGCATGGACGGCGACAACCTCGCCGTCGCGCAGGAGGCCGACCGGCTCGGCTACGACGTCTGCTGGGCGGCCGAGGCGTACGGCTCCGACGCCCCGACCGTCCTGAGCTGGGTCGCGGCCCAGACCGAGTCGATCGACGTCGGCTCCGCCATCATGCAGATCCCGGCCCGTCAGCCCACCATGACGGCGATGACCGCCGCCACCCTCGACTCGCTGTCCGGCGGCCGCTTCCGGCTCGGCCTCGGCGTCTCGGGCCCGCAGGTCTCGGAGGGCTGGTACGGCGTCAGGTTCGACAAGCCGCTGGCCCGCACCCGTGAGTACGTGGAGATCGTCCGCAAGGCGATGACCCGCGAGCGCCTGTCGTACGAGGGCGCGCACTGGACGCTGCCGCTCCCCGGCGGACCGGGCAAGCCGATCAAGCTGACCGTGCACCCGCAGCGCGAGCACATCCCGCTCTACATCGCCGCGATCGGCCCCAAGAACCTGGAGCAGACCGGTGAGATCGCGGACGGCGCCCTGCTGATCTTCCCCTCCGCCGAACACCTGGAGGAGACCGCGATCCAGCCGCTGCGCGCGGGCCGGGAGAAGGCCGGCAGGACCATGGAGGGCTTCGACGTCAGCCCGACGCTGCCGCTGGCCGTCGGCGACGACGTGAACGGACTCGCCGACATGTTCCGCCCGTACACCGCCCTGTACGTCGGCGGGATGGGCAGCCGGAAGCAGAACTTCTACAACCAGCTCGCCCAGCGCATGGGGTACGAGAAGGAGGCCGCCGAGATCCAGGACAAGTACCTGGACGGGGACAAGGCCGGGGCCGCCGCAGCCGTACCGCACCAGCTGATCGACCAGACCGCGCTGCTCGGCCCCGTCGAGCGGATCGCGGAGCGCATGCAGGCCTACGCCGCCGCCGGGGTCACCACGCTCAACCTCGCCCCCGCGGGCTTCACCCTGGAGGAGCGGCTCACCGCCCTGCGCGCCGGCACGGACGCCCTGGAGCGCTCCGGACTCGCGTAA
- a CDS encoding chaplin produces the protein MRQVTRKGLITMAAAGGVLALSGGYAHADSGAASAATGSPGVLSGNSVQVPIDVPVNVCGNSVSVGGLLNPASGNDCGNGSAASDRSAPTDRSGSDRSGSDRSDGAQDRSVPGGSGNGAQAGDTTASDRTSEPGTGRHRAPGGGATAEGTAQGSPGILSGNSVQAPIDIPVNLCGNSVTIGGLLNPVFGNSCSNDAELPPPPPEQPEEPPVTPETPVDPPVSQPPEPNAPETRNVPREQLAQTGGDGLGMLIPASAGLLFAGAGSVLYRRSRSAA, from the coding sequence ATGCGACAGGTCACTCGTAAAGGCCTGATCACCATGGCGGCTGCGGGCGGAGTGCTCGCACTGAGCGGCGGATACGCCCACGCCGACTCCGGGGCGGCGAGCGCCGCCACCGGCTCGCCGGGCGTGCTGTCCGGCAACTCGGTCCAGGTCCCGATCGACGTCCCGGTCAACGTCTGCGGGAACTCCGTCAGCGTCGGCGGACTGCTCAACCCCGCCAGCGGCAACGACTGCGGAAACGGATCAGCAGCATCCGACCGGTCCGCGCCGACCGACCGATCCGGGTCCGACCGGTCCGGGTCCGACCGGTCCGACGGCGCCCAGGACCGCTCGGTCCCCGGCGGCTCCGGCAACGGCGCCCAGGCCGGCGACACCACGGCCTCGGACCGCACCTCCGAGCCCGGCACGGGCCGCCACCGCGCCCCGGGCGGCGGCGCCACCGCCGAGGGGACCGCCCAGGGCTCGCCCGGCATCCTCTCCGGCAACTCGGTCCAGGCGCCCATCGACATCCCCGTGAACCTCTGCGGGAACAGCGTCACCATCGGCGGACTGCTGAACCCGGTCTTCGGCAACAGCTGCTCCAACGACGCCGAGCTGCCGCCCCCGCCGCCCGAGCAGCCGGAGGAGCCCCCGGTCACGCCGGAGACGCCGGTCGACCCGCCGGTCAGCCAGCCGCCCGAGCCGAACGCCCCCGAGACCCGGAACGTGCCCCGCGAGCAGCTCGCACAGACCGGTGGCGACGGGCTCGGCATGCTCATCCCGGCCAGCGCGGGGCTGCTGTTCGCCGGCGCGGGATCGGTGCTCTACCGCCGCTCGCGCAGCGCCGCCTGA
- the chpH gene encoding chaplin ChpH — protein sequence MIKKVVAVAAATGGLVLAGAGMASADAGAQGAAIGSPGVLSGNVVQVPVHVPVNVCGNTVSVIGLLNPAFGNTCVNA from the coding sequence ATGATCAAGAAGGTCGTCGCAGTTGCGGCTGCCACCGGTGGCCTCGTTCTCGCGGGTGCGGGCATGGCTTCCGCCGACGCGGGCGCCCAGGGTGCGGCCATCGGCAGCCCCGGCGTGCTCTCCGGCAACGTCGTCCAGGTTCCGGTCCACGTGCCGGTCAACGTGTGCGGCAACACGGTCTCCGTGATCGGTCTGCTGAACCCCGCCTTCGGCAACACCTGCGTCAACGCCTGA
- a CDS encoding DUF5703 family protein: MPEYEFIDVYVPRGVSRKDAARLLTDHAEYGHWELDRLTLRRDGSRRVRLRRRIIRQLRATW; encoded by the coding sequence ATGCCGGAATACGAATTCATCGACGTGTACGTGCCGCGCGGGGTCTCCCGCAAGGACGCGGCCCGACTCCTGACCGACCACGCCGAGTACGGACACTGGGAGCTGGACCGCCTGACGCTCCGCAGGGACGGCAGCCGCAGGGTGCGGCTGCGCCGGCGGATCATCCGCCAGCTGCGGGCGACCTGGTGA
- a CDS encoding DUF3090 domain-containing protein — MSRQVFLYDPPDRFVAGTVGLPGRRTFFLQASSQGRVTSVALEKTQVAALAERIDELLDEVVRRTGGNSPVPAVAPTDVTDTAPLDVPVEEEFRVGTMALAWDGEEQRMIVEAQALVELDADSEDDLAEAEEKLLQDEENGPPMLRVRLSGAQARAFAKRALDVVNAGRPPCPLCSLPLDPEGHVCPRQNGYRRGA; from the coding sequence GTGTCCCGTCAGGTGTTCCTCTACGACCCACCGGACCGGTTCGTGGCCGGTACGGTCGGGCTGCCTGGCCGCCGTACGTTTTTCCTGCAGGCGTCCTCCCAGGGCCGGGTCACCAGCGTCGCCCTGGAGAAGACCCAGGTCGCCGCGCTCGCCGAGCGGATCGACGAACTGCTCGACGAGGTCGTACGCCGCACCGGCGGCAACTCCCCCGTGCCCGCCGTGGCGCCCACCGACGTCACCGACACCGCGCCGCTCGACGTGCCCGTCGAGGAGGAGTTCCGGGTCGGCACCATGGCCCTGGCCTGGGACGGCGAGGAACAGCGCATGATCGTCGAGGCGCAGGCCCTCGTCGAACTCGACGCGGACTCCGAGGACGACCTCGCGGAGGCCGAGGAGAAGCTCCTCCAGGACGAGGAGAACGGCCCGCCGATGCTGCGCGTCCGGCTCAGCGGCGCCCAGGCCCGCGCCTTCGCCAAGCGGGCCCTGGACGTCGTCAACGCCGGCCGCCCGCCGTGCCCGCTGTGCAGCCTGCCGCTCGATCCGGAAGGACACGTATGCCCGCGCCAGAACGGATACCGTCGCGGAGCCTGA
- a CDS encoding aldo/keto reductase gives MEQRHLGRTGLRVSRIGLGTLTWGRDTDEHDAADQLKAFWDAGGTLVDTADVYGGGEAEYLLGRLVGSLVPREDLVIATKAGNVPDPHRRVNGSRGHLLAALDASLERLGTDHVDLWQVHAFDPATPLEETLQAVDLAVSSGRVRYAGVSDFCGWQLAKAGTWQLAAPGVRTRLASTQMEYSLLQRGIEREVLPAALDLGIGLLPSSPLGRGVLTGKYRQGTPADSRGASERLAPFVEPYLDDTAARVVDAVATAADGLATSPLQVALAWVRDRPGVAAPILGARNAGQLTEALSVEALSLPYEICQALDDVSAPVHRYPDQDWSTL, from the coding sequence ATGGAGCAGAGGCATCTCGGCCGTACCGGCCTTCGCGTGTCCCGGATCGGGCTCGGCACCCTCACCTGGGGCCGGGACACGGACGAGCACGACGCCGCCGACCAGCTGAAGGCCTTCTGGGACGCGGGCGGCACCCTGGTGGACACCGCCGATGTGTACGGGGGCGGCGAGGCCGAGTATCTGCTCGGGCGGCTCGTCGGCAGCCTGGTCCCCCGTGAGGACCTGGTCATCGCGACGAAGGCCGGAAACGTCCCCGACCCCCACCGCCGCGTCAACGGTTCGCGCGGGCACCTGCTGGCCGCCCTGGACGCGTCGCTGGAACGGCTCGGCACGGACCACGTGGACCTGTGGCAGGTCCACGCCTTCGACCCGGCGACCCCCCTGGAGGAGACCCTCCAGGCGGTGGACCTGGCCGTCTCCTCGGGCCGCGTGCGCTACGCGGGCGTGTCGGACTTCTGCGGCTGGCAGCTGGCGAAGGCGGGCACCTGGCAGCTCGCCGCGCCCGGGGTGCGCACCCGGCTGGCCAGTACGCAGATGGAGTACTCGCTGCTCCAGCGGGGCATCGAGCGCGAGGTGCTGCCCGCCGCGCTGGACCTCGGGATCGGGCTGCTGCCGTCCTCCCCGCTGGGACGCGGCGTGCTCACCGGCAAGTACCGCCAGGGCACCCCGGCCGACTCCCGGGGCGCGTCCGAGCGGCTCGCCCCGTTCGTCGAGCCGTATCTCGACGACACGGCGGCCCGGGTCGTGGACGCGGTGGCGACGGCGGCGGACGGACTGGCGACGAGCCCGCTCCAGGTGGCCCTCGCCTGGGTCCGGGACCGCCCGGGAGTGGCGGCGCCGATCCTCGGTGCGCGCAACGCCGGGCAGCTCACGGAGGCTTTGTCGGTGGAGGCGCTTAGTCTTCCCTACGAGATCTGCCAGGCGCTCGACGACGTGTCGGCGCCCGTGCACCGCTATCCCGACCAGGACTGGAGCACGCTGTGA
- the corA gene encoding magnesium/cobalt transporter CorA: MPAVIVDCAIYRDGRRIERPEDFSEALDEARDALDAFLWIGLHEPTEAEFDRVRDEFGLHPLAVEDALRAHQRPKLEVYDDSLFVVLKPIVYEPASDTVSADELMVFVGDSFVVTVRHGEGAPLAAVRRRLESEPKVLKHGPTAVLYAVSDAVVDHYMDVAGELQVDLEELEAQVFAPSGGDSKNTAARIYTFKRQVLEFRRAAGPLAAPMARLSAAGVPFVHEHAQPFFRDVADHLTRANEQVEGLDRLLSDILSAHLAQMGVRQNDDMRKISAWAAMAAVPTMVAGIYGMNFDTMPELHWPWTYPLVVALMGLTVYGLYRLFKRRGWL; encoded by the coding sequence ATGCCCGCCGTGATCGTGGACTGTGCCATCTACCGGGACGGGCGCCGCATAGAGCGGCCCGAGGACTTCTCCGAGGCTCTGGACGAGGCCCGGGACGCGCTGGACGCGTTCCTGTGGATCGGGCTGCACGAGCCGACGGAGGCGGAGTTCGATCGGGTACGGGACGAGTTCGGGCTGCACCCGCTGGCCGTGGAAGACGCGCTGCGGGCGCACCAGCGGCCCAAGCTGGAGGTGTACGACGACTCGCTGTTCGTGGTGCTCAAGCCGATCGTCTACGAGCCCGCGAGCGACACCGTCAGCGCCGACGAACTGATGGTCTTCGTCGGCGACTCGTTCGTGGTCACCGTCCGGCACGGCGAGGGGGCCCCGCTCGCGGCCGTGCGCCGGCGGCTGGAGTCCGAGCCGAAGGTCCTCAAGCACGGCCCGACGGCGGTGCTGTACGCGGTGAGCGACGCGGTGGTGGACCACTACATGGACGTGGCCGGGGAGCTCCAGGTGGACCTGGAGGAACTGGAGGCACAGGTCTTCGCACCGAGCGGCGGCGACTCGAAGAACACCGCGGCCCGGATCTACACCTTCAAGCGGCAGGTGCTGGAGTTCCGCCGGGCGGCCGGTCCGCTGGCGGCGCCGATGGCCCGGCTCTCGGCCGCGGGCGTGCCGTTCGTCCACGAGCACGCGCAGCCGTTCTTCCGGGACGTGGCCGACCATCTGACCCGCGCCAACGAGCAGGTGGAGGGGTTGGACCGGCTCCTCTCGGACATCCTGTCGGCGCATCTGGCGCAGATGGGCGTGCGGCAGAACGACGACATGCGCAAGATCTCCGCCTGGGCGGCGATGGCCGCCGTCCCGACGATGGTGGCGGGCATCTACGGCATGAACTTCGACACCATGCCGGAGCTGCACTGGCCGTGGACGTACCCGTTGGTGGTCGCGCTGATGGGACTCACGGTGTACGGGCTGTACCGGCTGTTCAAGCGGCGCGGCTGGCTCTAG
- a CDS encoding SCO1664 family protein produces MPAPERIPSRSLTDPELLTLLTEGTLTVLGRVGGASNAVLHCTVAYDGEERACAYKPVAGEQPLWDFPDGTLAQREVAAYEISRATGWELVPPTVLRDGPYGQGMVQLWIESPADGEEAPELLALVEGEEPGDGWKAVGFAEVGEGKTALLVHADDPRLRRLAVLDAVINNGDRKGGHLLPAPGGRLFGIDHGVTFNADDKLRTLLWGWAGEPLTDESLAVLGRLAAALAPGAALATRMAELITPAENKALRGRIDGLLKAAVHPRPSGQWPPIPWPPV; encoded by the coding sequence ATGCCCGCGCCAGAACGGATACCGTCGCGGAGCCTGACGGACCCCGAGCTGCTCACCCTGCTCACCGAGGGCACGCTCACCGTCCTCGGCCGGGTCGGCGGGGCGTCCAACGCGGTGCTGCACTGCACGGTGGCGTACGACGGTGAGGAGCGCGCCTGCGCCTACAAGCCGGTCGCCGGCGAGCAGCCGCTCTGGGACTTCCCCGACGGGACGCTCGCCCAGCGGGAGGTCGCGGCGTACGAGATCTCCCGGGCGACCGGCTGGGAGCTGGTGCCGCCGACCGTGCTGCGGGACGGGCCGTACGGGCAGGGCATGGTCCAGCTCTGGATCGAGAGCCCCGCGGACGGTGAGGAGGCGCCCGAGCTGCTGGCGCTCGTCGAGGGCGAGGAGCCGGGCGACGGCTGGAAAGCGGTGGGCTTCGCGGAGGTGGGGGAGGGGAAGACCGCGCTGCTGGTGCACGCGGACGACCCCCGGCTGCGGCGGCTCGCGGTGCTGGACGCGGTGATCAACAACGGTGACCGGAAGGGCGGGCATCTGCTGCCCGCGCCCGGCGGGCGGCTCTTCGGCATCGACCACGGCGTCACCTTCAACGCCGACGACAAGCTGCGCACCCTGCTCTGGGGCTGGGCGGGCGAACCGCTCACCGACGAGTCCCTGGCGGTGCTGGGCCGGCTCGCCGCCGCGCTGGCGCCGGGGGCAGCCCTCGCCACCCGGATGGCCGAACTCATCACACCGGCCGAGAACAAGGCCCTGCGGGGGCGGATCGACGGGCTGCTCAAGGCCGCCGTGCACCCGCGGCCGAGCGGCCAGTGGCCGCCCATTCCCTGGCCGCCGGTGTAG
- a CDS encoding histidine phosphatase family protein → MPTLILVRHGRSTANTAGVLAGRTPGVLLDERGAAQAAALPGRLAAVAPVLAVSSPLERCRQTLQPLLDARPGLPLHVEDRISECDYGHWAGRKLAELADEPLMSVVQQHPSAAAFPGGESLRAMQARAVDAVRHWNERVEAEHGEDATYVMCSHGDIIKSLVADALGMHLDLFQRVHADPCSVTAIRYTRLRPFLLRLGDTGDLGSLAPREHTAGADAAASPTGDGSADAAVGGGAGAP, encoded by the coding sequence ATGCCCACGCTGATCCTCGTACGCCACGGACGCTCCACGGCCAACACCGCCGGAGTGCTCGCGGGCCGCACTCCCGGAGTCCTCCTCGACGAACGCGGCGCCGCACAGGCCGCGGCCCTCCCCGGCCGGCTCGCCGCCGTGGCCCCGGTCCTCGCCGTCAGCAGCCCCCTGGAGCGCTGCCGGCAGACGCTCCAGCCGCTCCTCGACGCGCGCCCGGGTCTGCCCCTGCACGTCGAGGACCGGATCAGCGAGTGCGACTACGGCCACTGGGCGGGCCGGAAACTGGCCGAACTCGCCGACGAGCCGCTGATGTCGGTCGTCCAGCAGCACCCCTCCGCCGCGGCCTTCCCCGGCGGCGAGTCCCTGCGCGCCATGCAGGCCCGCGCCGTCGACGCCGTACGCCACTGGAACGAGCGCGTCGAGGCGGAGCACGGCGAGGACGCCACGTACGTCATGTGCTCGCACGGCGACATCATCAAGTCCCTCGTCGCCGACGCGCTCGGCATGCACCTGGACCTCTTCCAGCGCGTCCACGCCGACCCCTGCTCGGTCACCGCGATCCGCTACACCCGGCTGCGGCCCTTCCTCCTGCGGCTGGGCGACACCGGCGACCTCGGCTCCCTGGCGCCCCGCGAACACACCGCCGGGGCGGACGCCGCGGCGTCCCCCACCGGTGACGGTTCGGCGGACGCGGCGGTCGGGGGCGGCGCGGGCGCGCCGTGA